The following are from one region of the Stigmatella ashevillena genome:
- a CDS encoding chemotaxis protein CheW, with amino-acid sequence MTLALVPGQAEQYCTFELGGEHYAIPDFCVREVLHDVAVTHVPSAPRFMRGAIGLGGRKIPVVDLGPRLGQAFCSTAARTSVLIVEVQREGVRMRMGLTADSVGARVLLGAREVVPAPSFGATVYMDSFIAGMGRHGDGLVLLLDVDRILSASELLAAEEFAACAEVPTGILVRPKALRPL; translated from the coding sequence ATGACGCTGGCATTGGTGCCGGGACAAGCCGAGCAGTACTGCACCTTCGAGCTCGGAGGAGAGCACTACGCCATTCCGGACTTCTGCGTCCGTGAGGTGCTCCACGACGTGGCGGTGACCCACGTGCCCTCGGCCCCTCGTTTCATGCGCGGCGCCATCGGTCTGGGCGGGCGCAAGATTCCAGTGGTGGACTTGGGCCCCCGGCTGGGCCAGGCCTTCTGCTCCACGGCCGCGCGCACCAGCGTGCTCATCGTGGAGGTCCAGCGAGAGGGCGTCCGGATGCGCATGGGCCTGACGGCGGACTCAGTGGGCGCCCGGGTGCTCCTCGGTGCACGCGAAGTGGTCCCCGCCCCCTCCTTTGGTGCCACCGTCTACATGGACTCCTTCATCGCGGGCATGGGCCGCCATGGAGACGGCTTGGTCCTGCTGCTGGACGTGGACCGCATCCTCTCCGCCTCCGAGCTGCTCGCGGCCGAGGAATTCGCGGCTTGCGCGGAGGTCCCCACGGGCATCCTGGTTCGGCCCAAAGCGCTCCGGCCGCTCTAG
- a CDS encoding ComF family protein, producing the protein MSGWAELLYPPSCLACAQVLPTRALFCETCDTALERLPPACCRTCAEPGAFPALTCPRCHLHPPPFSRVWAPFIHEGPVARAIHRYKYEDHPELAAPLATLLADEARAFLARAPALIVALPLHARRFRERRYDQTQLLAGALARATGRRAPVGLLTRARETQRQVGLDEGDRARNVAGAFLASGLAAGQPLLLLDDVLTTGATARAAASALLAVGAGPVEVLTLARACATR; encoded by the coding sequence CTGAGCGGTTGGGCGGAGCTGCTGTATCCCCCTTCCTGTCTGGCCTGCGCACAGGTGCTCCCCACGCGAGCCCTCTTCTGCGAGACGTGCGACACCGCCCTGGAGCGCCTTCCGCCCGCCTGCTGCCGCACCTGCGCGGAGCCGGGAGCCTTCCCTGCCCTCACGTGCCCCCGCTGCCATCTCCACCCGCCGCCCTTCTCACGGGTCTGGGCGCCCTTCATCCACGAAGGCCCCGTGGCTCGCGCCATCCACCGCTACAAGTACGAGGACCACCCCGAGCTGGCCGCGCCCCTGGCCACGCTGCTCGCGGACGAAGCCCGGGCCTTCCTCGCACGGGCCCCGGCCTTGATTGTCGCCCTGCCCCTCCATGCCCGCCGTTTTCGCGAGCGCCGGTATGACCAGACTCAGCTCCTCGCCGGGGCGCTCGCCCGGGCCACGGGCCGACGAGCCCCCGTGGGCCTGCTCACCCGCGCACGCGAGACACAAAGACAGGTCGGCCTCGACGAGGGGGATCGCGCCCGCAACGTCGCCGGGGCTTTTCTCGCCTCGGGCCTGGCCGCTGGCCAACCCCTCCTGCTGCTGGATGACGTGCTCACCACGGGAGCCACCGCCCGGGCTGCGGCGTCCGCGCTGCTCGCCGTGGGCGCGGGCCCCGTGGAGGTGCTTACCCTCGCCCGTGCTTGCGCGACGCGTTAA